In a genomic window of Pirellulales bacterium:
- the ubiE gene encoding bifunctional demethylmenaquinone methyltransferase/2-methoxy-6-polyprenyl-1,4-benzoquinol methylase UbiE: MTQVDKSNARVQRMFGEIAPRYDLMNHVLSGGIDIYWRWLTARRLKYDLKDVPILDLCTGTGDLALTLAKRTTAPVIGADFCPEMLDIARKKAVQAKLHARVAFVEADAQQLPFETDHFQLVTVAFGLRNVSDTDQGLREMTRVCRPGGQVAVLEFSTPRWQPFKACYQWYFKNVLPRVGQALARNSSAAYEYLPASVGEFPAYQALVKRMEAAGLANVKFYPLTLGVATLYVGEKGPIVNDE, from the coding sequence GTGACGCAAGTCGATAAATCCAACGCCCGCGTGCAAAGAATGTTTGGCGAGATCGCGCCGCGCTATGATCTGATGAATCACGTGCTGAGCGGTGGAATTGATATTTACTGGCGCTGGTTAACCGCTCGGCGGTTGAAGTATGATTTGAAGGATGTGCCGATTTTGGACCTCTGTACCGGCACGGGGGATTTGGCGTTGACCCTGGCTAAACGGACGACCGCTCCGGTCATCGGCGCGGACTTTTGTCCTGAAATGTTGGATATCGCTCGCAAAAAAGCGGTTCAAGCCAAATTGCACGCTAGGGTTGCTTTTGTCGAGGCCGACGCCCAGCAGCTTCCGTTTGAGACGGACCACTTTCAATTGGTAACGGTCGCCTTTGGCCTGCGCAATGTATCCGACACCGACCAGGGTTTGCGCGAGATGACACGGGTCTGCCGTCCCGGCGGCCAAGTCGCGGTATTGGAATTCAGCACGCCCCGTTGGCAGCCGTTTAAGGCTTGCTACCAATGGTATTTTAAGAATGTCCTGCCCCGCGTGGGCCAGGCCCTTGCCCGAAATTCATCCGCCGCTTATGAGTATCTGCCCGCTAGCGTGGGGGAATTTCCCGCGTACCAGGCCCTTGTCAAGCGAATGGAAGCCGCGGGTCTGGCGAACGTCAAATTTTATCCCCTCACCCTGGGTGTGGCGACGCTCTACGTGGGAGAAAAGGGGCCAATTGTGAATGATGAATGA
- a CDS encoding carboxy terminal-processing peptidase, which translates to MNHGLWNRVSKVLPWAGGAACVLALGWGQFGPQPVAADPTAPGANDKYIARVVAKFLNDEHLTKHAVDDEMSQRCFQNFLRTLDPLKQYFLQSDVDEFAAKKTDLDDMIRKGDVSFGFAVFQRFLQRVDERVAYAQQLLDQDHDFTLEEELVTDGKLLDFAKDTKELDDRWRRRVKYDLLVQKSDKVESAEAKNKLKRRYASFGKRMHQLNNDDLVEMFLSAMTTGFDPHTNYMSASTIKSFTIAMSLKLEGIGAALQYDDGYTKITNIIPGGPADKDGRLKADDRVISVAQDEGTEFVDVVDMNLNDVVKMIRGKAGTTVQLKVLPGGVGEPKIIKLTRDSIELKDSEARSEIIEEGKKPNGQPFKIGVINLPSFYMDMEAARAGNEDYKSTTRDVKKLLDDFNAKGVDLVIMDLRQNGGGSLPEAISLTGLFIDQGPVVQVKDAEGNIQHYEDQDRGKAWNGPLVVLTSKFSASASEIFAGAIQDYGRGLIIGDKATHGKGTVQSLMDLGRRFFPTANAPEFGSLKITMQQFYRPNGDSTQNRGVLADVEIPSITSHLDVGESDLDYALAFDHVEPLPFRKENLVEQSMIDELRALSKERTEKSEDFQKEAKKIARYESIKKSKRVNLNEAKFLAEREEFNSEKEEEKEFEEQNKPNKPVVKRDYYFNEALSVALDYLRLSDKLASK; encoded by the coding sequence ATGAATCACGGGTTGTGGAATCGAGTCTCAAAAGTTTTGCCCTGGGCTGGCGGAGCCGCGTGTGTGCTGGCTTTGGGTTGGGGGCAATTTGGTCCGCAACCGGTGGCGGCCGACCCGACGGCCCCCGGGGCCAATGATAAGTACATTGCCCGGGTGGTGGCTAAGTTTCTCAATGACGAGCATCTGACCAAGCACGCCGTCGATGACGAGATGTCCCAGCGCTGTTTCCAAAATTTTCTCCGGACATTGGATCCGCTGAAGCAATATTTTTTGCAGTCCGACGTGGATGAGTTCGCCGCCAAAAAAACCGATCTGGACGACATGATCCGCAAAGGGGATGTCAGTTTTGGCTTTGCCGTGTTCCAGCGCTTTTTGCAGCGCGTGGATGAGCGCGTGGCCTACGCGCAGCAATTGTTGGACCAGGACCATGACTTTACCCTGGAAGAAGAGTTGGTGACCGATGGCAAGTTATTGGATTTTGCCAAGGACACAAAGGAATTGGACGATCGGTGGCGGCGGCGGGTCAAGTACGACCTCTTGGTGCAAAAATCCGACAAAGTGGAGTCAGCCGAAGCGAAAAACAAGCTCAAGCGGCGTTATGCCAGCTTTGGCAAGCGGATGCACCAGCTAAACAACGACGATCTGGTGGAGATGTTCCTTTCGGCCATGACGACCGGTTTTGATCCGCACACCAACTACATGTCGGCCAGCACGATCAAGTCCTTTACCATCGCCATGAGCCTTAAGTTAGAAGGGATCGGGGCCGCGCTCCAGTATGATGACGGCTATACCAAAATCACCAACATTATTCCCGGCGGTCCCGCCGACAAGGATGGCCGACTGAAGGCCGATGACCGCGTGATTTCAGTCGCGCAGGATGAAGGAACCGAGTTTGTCGATGTGGTGGACATGAACTTGAACGATGTGGTCAAGATGATCCGCGGCAAGGCCGGAACCACCGTCCAGTTAAAGGTCCTTCCCGGCGGAGTGGGCGAGCCAAAAATCATTAAGCTAACCCGTGACAGCATCGAGCTGAAGGATAGCGAGGCCCGCAGCGAAATCATTGAAGAGGGCAAAAAGCCCAATGGCCAGCCCTTTAAGATTGGTGTGATTAACCTTCCCAGCTTTTATATGGATATGGAAGCCGCCCGCGCCGGCAACGAGGACTACAAAAGCACGACCCGCGACGTAAAGAAATTGCTGGACGATTTTAACGCCAAGGGAGTCGATCTGGTCATTATGGACCTCCGCCAAAATGGGGGCGGTTCCTTGCCCGAGGCGATCAGCCTGACCGGTTTGTTCATCGACCAAGGCCCCGTGGTCCAGGTCAAGGACGCCGAGGGAAACATTCAACATTATGAGGATCAAGACCGTGGTAAGGCCTGGAATGGTCCCTTGGTCGTTTTGACTAGCAAATTCAGCGCTAGCGCCAGTGAAATTTTTGCCGGAGCCATCCAGGATTATGGCCGCGGATTGATCATTGGCGACAAAGCCACCCATGGCAAAGGGACCGTGCAAAGCCTGATGGACCTGGGCCGGCGGTTTTTTCCCACGGCCAATGCCCCGGAATTTGGCTCGCTAAAAATTACCATGCAGCAGTTTTACCGCCCCAACGGCGACAGCACGCAAAATCGCGGGGTCCTGGCCGATGTGGAAATTCCCTCGATCACCTCGCATTTAGACGTGGGCGAGTCGGATTTGGATTATGCGTTGGCCTTTGACCATGTCGAGCCGCTCCCATTCCGCAAGGAAAACCTGGTCGAACAAAGCATGATTGACGAATTGCGGGCTCTTTCCAAGGAACGGACCGAAAAGTCGGAGGATTTTCAAAAGGAGGCCAAAAAGATCGCCCGTTATGAATCGATTAAAAAGAGCAAGCGGGTCAATCTGAACGAGGCTAAATTTTTAGCCGAACGCGAGGAATTTAACAGTGAAAAGGAAGAAGAAAAGGAATTTGAAGAGCAAAACAAACCCAACAAGCCGGTCGTCAAGCGGGATTACTACTTTAACGAAGCCTTGTCAGTGGCGTTGGACTATTTGCGGCTGAGCGATAAATTGGCCAGTAAATAG
- a CDS encoding 2-phosphosulfolactate phosphatase yields the protein MLNTLCVHFLPQLTTAEELAAGTVVVLDILRASTTITAALDNGASRVIPCLEVADAQKTAATLPAGTALLGGERGGLPIAGFDVGNSPAEYIPTRVRDKTVVFTTTNGTLAMSACRLASEVLVGSFVNLTAVADRLAAIKGKRPIHLLCAGTRGRITREDVLCAGAICQRMFTSLDDHSLNDQAWLALEAWQGVIGPANAARGRAWLDLSHSERETLNHTERQHLLKTLANTQGGRNLRGIGLESDLALAAKIDQSSRVPMLDLQTWVIT from the coding sequence ATGCTGAACACCCTCTGCGTCCATTTTTTACCTCAATTAACCACAGCGGAGGAACTCGCCGCGGGGACAGTGGTGGTTTTGGATATTTTACGGGCCTCCACCACGATCACCGCCGCGTTGGATAATGGCGCCAGCCGCGTTATTCCCTGCCTCGAAGTGGCCGACGCCCAAAAAACAGCCGCAACCCTTCCCGCGGGGACCGCGCTCTTAGGGGGTGAACGGGGAGGCCTTCCCATCGCTGGATTTGACGTGGGGAACTCTCCGGCGGAGTATATCCCCACGCGCGTAAGGGATAAAACCGTGGTCTTTACCACGACCAATGGCACGCTGGCGATGTCCGCCTGCCGCTTGGCCAGTGAGGTCTTGGTGGGGAGCTTTGTCAATTTGACGGCGGTGGCCGATCGCCTGGCCGCGATCAAGGGAAAACGCCCTATCCATTTGCTGTGCGCGGGAACACGGGGAAGGATTACCCGGGAAGACGTATTGTGCGCCGGGGCCATCTGCCAGCGAATGTTCACGAGCCTGGATGATCATTCACTTAATGACCAGGCTTGGCTGGCGCTGGAGGCCTGGCAAGGGGTAATTGGGCCAGCAAATGCGGCACGGGGTCGGGCCTGGTTGGACCTGTCCCATAGCGAGCGGGAAACGCTGAACCACACCGAACGCCAACATCTGTTAAAAACTTTGGCAAATACCCAGGGAGGCCGCAACCTTCGGGGGATAGGCCTGGAAAGTGATCTGGCCCTGGCGGCCAAAATTGACCAATCTAGTCGCGTCCCCATGCTGGATCTGCAAACCTGGGTGATTACCTAA
- a CDS encoding rhomboid family intramembrane serine protease produces MFPVADENFARRAPLVTWLIIGLNVLVYLLCLRLSEQQLFELHAHRGFVPARIEQLTTRKPLEIPAGEVQVRFGAGFVQHLQPVYLLRADSREIYTSLITSQFLHGGLLHLLGNMLFLYIFGNNVEDRLGHTGFLIFYICGGIVASGFHWAIHSDSLLPTIGASGAVAAVLGAYFVTWPHARVHILVPIFIFPLFFELPAWLVLGFWLAGQILEGIKVLNIDLGGGVAWWAHIGGFIFGAGVLALLNSRQAARSPEKIAPRW; encoded by the coding sequence ATGTTTCCCGTCGCCGATGAAAACTTTGCCCGTCGCGCGCCTTTGGTCACCTGGCTGATCATCGGCCTGAATGTTTTGGTGTACCTTCTTTGCCTGCGTTTATCGGAGCAGCAGCTTTTTGAATTGCACGCCCACCGGGGCTTTGTGCCCGCGCGGATCGAGCAATTGACCACGCGAAAACCGCTGGAGATTCCCGCGGGGGAAGTCCAGGTGCGGTTTGGAGCGGGATTTGTCCAGCATCTGCAGCCCGTCTATCTGCTGCGGGCCGATTCCCGCGAAATTTACACCTCCCTTATTACTAGCCAGTTTTTACATGGCGGTTTGCTGCATCTGCTGGGCAATATGTTGTTTCTGTATATCTTTGGCAATAATGTCGAAGACCGCCTGGGCCATACCGGCTTTCTTATTTTCTATATCTGTGGCGGAATTGTCGCCAGTGGATTTCATTGGGCGATACACTCCGACAGCCTTTTACCAACGATCGGGGCCAGCGGCGCGGTCGCCGCCGTGTTGGGAGCCTATTTTGTCACGTGGCCCCATGCCCGCGTCCATATTTTAGTCCCCATTTTTATCTTTCCCCTGTTTTTTGAGTTGCCCGCCTGGCTGGTTTTGGGCTTTTGGCTGGCGGGGCAGATCCTGGAAGGGATCAAAGTTTTAAACATCGATCTGGGAGGGGGAGTCGCCTGGTGGGCGCATATTGGGGGATTTATCTTTGGAGCCGGGGTGCTGGCCCTGTTAAATTCCCGACAGGCGGCCCGATCACCGGAGAAGATTGCGCCTCGTTGGTAA
- a CDS encoding outer membrane beta-barrel protein: MPRQRVVFPRLIAQLLVILSLLGAISASRNVSLRAAPAYSRSTTQESPAAPRAGSVTRPSTAGKGVANSGLRWRSTATPPVMSEPYDAMTEEAENTEFTPRTAAVLAQTGETTANTPLAELPPPNPKSNPEIPREKPLVRDSGAAPLPPPPVPQSPFNGSLPGDSPGMEQPWEMSEPRPLPGISAEEANEFLPGPPDGKSPWAEAPPVADDLNWLPRVFRQRAQERYTGHGEPLVAGSWLNRPYYVGGFIGGISGETLIADEVNLGTGFLGGFRLGWDYDHYWGLETRLAFSEQGIDFLGSPGSDNFTSQLLLWDGSLVYYPWGDARWRPYVGLGIGIADFDYTDVSGLRRSEGVLSTPIGAGLKYRHNQYWTWRLDVTDNIIWGGQAGYETQNQLSLTAGVELRFGGTRKSYWPWNPSRRWR, encoded by the coding sequence TTGCCGCGTCAGCGAGTGGTATTCCCACGACTTATCGCGCAGCTATTGGTGATTCTGTCCCTGTTGGGGGCAATCTCCGCCAGTCGCAATGTTTCGCTGCGCGCTGCTCCGGCATATTCGCGCTCCACGACACAAGAATCCCCCGCTGCGCCGCGGGCTGGTTCGGTGACGCGGCCGTCCACCGCAGGTAAAGGAGTGGCAAATTCCGGCTTGCGTTGGCGGTCGACAGCAACCCCGCCGGTTATGTCAGAACCTTATGACGCGATGACGGAAGAGGCTGAAAACACGGAATTTACCCCCCGGACGGCTGCTGTCTTGGCCCAAACCGGCGAGACTACCGCAAACACTCCACTAGCGGAATTGCCCCCTCCTAACCCAAAATCAAACCCAGAAATTCCACGGGAAAAACCGCTTGTACGGGATTCGGGCGCTGCACCCCTACCACCCCCGCCAGTCCCGCAGTCGCCGTTTAATGGTTCCCTTCCCGGGGATAGCCCAGGAATGGAGCAACCCTGGGAAATGAGCGAGCCCCGTCCCCTGCCGGGGATTTCCGCGGAAGAGGCGAACGAGTTTCTTCCCGGGCCGCCGGACGGGAAGTCCCCTTGGGCCGAAGCTCCTCCGGTTGCCGACGACCTCAACTGGCTTCCACGTGTTTTTCGGCAACGGGCCCAAGAACGTTACACGGGGCACGGAGAGCCCCTGGTCGCGGGATCGTGGCTAAATCGGCCGTATTACGTGGGTGGGTTTATCGGCGGGATCTCGGGAGAGACACTCATTGCCGACGAGGTGAATCTGGGGACTGGCTTTTTGGGCGGGTTTCGCCTGGGCTGGGATTATGACCATTATTGGGGCTTGGAAACGCGATTGGCCTTTAGCGAGCAGGGCATCGATTTTTTGGGGAGTCCCGGCAGCGATAATTTTACTAGTCAACTGTTGTTATGGGATGGCAGCCTGGTGTATTACCCTTGGGGGGACGCGCGGTGGCGGCCGTATGTGGGCTTGGGGATTGGCATCGCTGACTTTGACTATACCGATGTCAGCGGCTTGCGCCGTAGCGAGGGAGTATTATCCACGCCAATCGGCGCGGGTCTAAAATACCGCCATAATCAATACTGGACGTGGCGTCTTGATGTCACGGATAACATTATTTGGGGGGGGCAGGCCGGTTATGAAACGCAAAACCAACTCTCCTTGACCGCCGGGGTCGAATTGCGCTTTGGCGGCACGCGCAAAAGCTATTGGCCGTGGAACCCCAGCCGACGCTGGCGGTAG
- a CDS encoding flavin prenyltransferase UbiX — translation MPPIVLALTGASGAPYGLRLLQVLLQAGQEVYLTISPSFGEVLRQELGIEIDLKRFTPQPLLADLQLWQTHLAQQGGWKSALPGTGAPRLGESLPPLPIDTSRLRYSHFQDLLSPIASGSALTAGMVVCPCSGSTLGAIAHSQGSNLIHRAAEVHLKERRKLILVPRETPLSLPQIENWRTATLAGAVVLPASPGFYHEPTGLLDLVDFVVARICDQLGVAHKLMRRWGSGQATE, via the coding sequence ATGCCCCCGATTGTTCTTGCCCTCACCGGAGCTAGTGGCGCGCCGTACGGTTTGCGTTTACTGCAAGTATTATTGCAGGCCGGGCAAGAAGTTTACTTAACGATTAGCCCCAGCTTTGGCGAAGTGTTGCGTCAAGAATTGGGAATAGAGATAGATTTAAAGCGTTTTACTCCCCAACCGTTGTTAGCTGATTTACAACTGTGGCAAACGCATTTGGCGCAGCAGGGGGGGTGGAAATCCGCATTACCCGGCACTGGAGCTCCTCGTCTGGGTGAGTCGCTCCCCCCATTGCCTATCGATACAAGTCGGTTGCGTTATAGTCATTTTCAGGACTTGCTTAGTCCCATTGCCAGTGGCTCGGCATTGACGGCGGGAATGGTGGTTTGTCCTTGTTCGGGGAGCACATTAGGGGCTATCGCCCATTCCCAGGGGAGTAACCTGATTCATCGCGCGGCGGAAGTGCACCTAAAGGAACGGCGAAAGCTGATTTTGGTGCCTCGGGAAACGCCGCTCTCACTGCCGCAAATTGAAAATTGGCGGACCGCGACCTTGGCGGGGGCCGTGGTTCTGCCCGCCAGCCCCGGCTTTTACCATGAACCCACCGGCCTACTGGATTTGGTAGATTTTGTCGTGGCGCGCATTTGTGATCAGTTGGGTGTAGCGCACAAACTCATGCGTCGTTGGGGATCGGGGCAGGCAACGGAATAA
- a CDS encoding 3-hydroxyacyl-ACP dehydratase FabZ family protein codes for MPTKDLIVDPSTLNLDHILCDVTEIRRYNLQRFEMEQLTAIVYLDREKNIAVGYKDITPNEFWVRGHMPQYALMPGVIMCEAAAQLASFYTQKYDLLGAKVVGFGGLDEVSFRGPVVPGDRLILAIELLRCRRNAMLIARFQGFVRTALVLEGKIKGIPLPIENPNFG; via the coding sequence TTGCCTACCAAGGATTTAATCGTCGATCCCAGTACCCTGAATTTGGATCACATCTTGTGTGATGTGACCGAAATTCGCCGGTACAATCTACAACGTTTCGAAATGGAACAGTTGACGGCGATCGTCTATCTCGACCGGGAGAAAAACATCGCCGTGGGTTATAAGGATATCACCCCAAATGAGTTTTGGGTGCGGGGGCATATGCCCCAATACGCGCTGATGCCCGGCGTGATCATGTGCGAGGCAGCCGCGCAGCTAGCCAGTTTTTATACCCAAAAGTACGATCTCTTGGGTGCGAAGGTTGTCGGGTTTGGCGGCCTGGACGAAGTCAGCTTTCGCGGGCCTGTGGTTCCCGGCGACCGACTGATCCTGGCGATCGAGCTATTGCGCTGTCGGCGCAACGCCATGCTCATCGCCCGCTTTCAGGGCTTTGTGCGGACCGCGCTGGTGTTGGAAGGAAAAATTAAAGGCATCCCCCTGCCCATTGAAAATCCCAATTTTGGTTAA